A window of Phyllobacterium sp. T1293 contains these coding sequences:
- a CDS encoding MurR/RpiR family transcriptional regulator, with product MGTSISELISEKIDAMSASERKAAQTLIANYPLIGLRTVAEFSAQAGVSSPTILRFVSRLGFQSYPEFQQALQQELAAQIQSPLNRTTIVQSSREGAAYPLMEAAIENIRETFHHLSTQQLDDVTDALSRPRTHVYLLGGRFTDPIAIYMAAHLKIIRSGVTHLTGQESNWRDQLIDMGKKDVLVIFDIRRYQDSLIRFAEKAQARGVEIVLITDQWLSPIARFARHVIAGRTAVPSPWDSSTTLFLMAETLIAGVTQKLQNSSAERIRDMEQLRDG from the coding sequence ATGGGGACCAGCATTTCCGAACTGATCAGCGAGAAAATCGATGCCATGTCGGCCTCGGAACGCAAGGCCGCACAGACGCTCATCGCCAACTACCCGCTGATCGGCCTGCGCACAGTGGCGGAATTTTCGGCTCAGGCCGGTGTGAGTTCACCGACGATCCTGCGTTTCGTCTCCCGCCTCGGCTTCCAGAGTTACCCCGAGTTTCAGCAGGCACTGCAACAGGAACTGGCGGCGCAGATCCAGTCGCCGCTCAATCGCACGACAATCGTTCAATCATCAAGGGAAGGCGCTGCCTACCCGCTGATGGAAGCAGCGATTGAGAACATCCGTGAAACGTTTCATCACCTCTCCACCCAGCAATTGGATGATGTCACGGATGCGCTCAGCCGTCCCCGCACCCATGTCTATCTGCTTGGCGGGCGCTTCACCGATCCCATCGCCATCTACATGGCGGCACATCTGAAAATCATCCGCTCCGGCGTCACCCATCTTACGGGACAGGAAAGCAACTGGCGCGATCAGCTGATCGACATGGGCAAGAAGGATGTGCTCGTTATCTTCGACATCAGGCGCTATCAGGACAGCCTTATCCGCTTTGCCGAGAAGGCACAGGCACGCGGCGTGGAAATCGTTTTGATCACCGATCAATGGCTCTCGCCCATCGCCCGCTTTGCCCGCCATGTCATTGCGGGACGCACGGCAGTGCCCTCGCCATGGGACTCATCCACCACGCTTTTTCTGATGGCCGAAACGCTGATTGCCGGGGTGACGCAGAAGCTGCAAAACAGCAGCGCCGAGCGCATCCGCGACATGGAACAGTTGCGTGATGGCTGA
- a CDS encoding N-formylglutamate amidohydrolase, translating to MGLSQAKQSVWEPVRVSNPDGSSPFVILCDHASNHIPAPYGRLGLQPDDLQKHIAWDPGALGVSQAMSALLDAPLVESRVSRLIIDCNRPLEAPDLIPATSELTAVPDNVGLDGAEKQRRIALSHQPYHEAIEQLAKARAAKGFPAPVYVAVHSFTPVYRGVERPWHIGIIHDEYDQVAAPLISGLQALDQFCVGINEPYSPADRVYYTLERHASAHGLAAVMIEIRNDLITNTKEEKTWAGILSVLLKEIAQGPLSITGKAANTR from the coding sequence ATGGGATTATCGCAGGCCAAGCAAAGTGTCTGGGAGCCGGTTCGGGTGTCAAACCCCGATGGCAGCTCGCCGTTTGTCATTCTCTGCGATCATGCGTCCAATCATATTCCCGCGCCCTATGGCCGTCTCGGCCTTCAGCCGGATGATCTGCAAAAGCATATAGCCTGGGACCCCGGTGCGCTGGGTGTCAGTCAGGCAATGAGCGCGCTGCTTGATGCGCCGCTGGTTGAATCGCGCGTGTCGCGGCTGATCATTGATTGCAACAGGCCGCTTGAGGCGCCTGACCTGATCCCGGCGACCAGCGAACTCACCGCCGTTCCTGATAATGTGGGGCTGGATGGGGCGGAAAAGCAGCGGCGCATAGCGCTATCGCATCAGCCCTATCATGAGGCGATTGAACAACTGGCAAAAGCCCGTGCGGCGAAGGGTTTTCCTGCGCCTGTTTATGTGGCGGTGCATTCATTCACGCCAGTTTATCGCGGTGTCGAACGCCCCTGGCACATCGGCATCATTCATGACGAATATGATCAGGTGGCCGCGCCATTGATATCAGGGCTGCAGGCGCTTGATCAGTTTTGTGTCGGGATCAACGAGCCCTATTCGCCCGCTGACCGGGTCTATTACACGCTGGAACGCCATGCCTCCGCGCATGGACTTGCGGCTGTCATGATCGAGATCCGCAACGATCTCATCACCAATACAAAAGAAGAAAAAACATGGGCCGGGATACTCTCGGTCCTTTTGAAGGAAATTGCCCAAGGGCCGCTTTCCATAACTGGGAAGGCGGCAAACACACGCTGA
- a CDS encoding amino acid permease, with protein MTHQDYTDVDKSEDTKVLHGMGYAQELERRMSRFSNFAISFSIICILSGGINSLAQATSGAGGAAIGIGWPLGCLVSAVFAIAMAQISSAYPTAGGLYHWGSILGNRGTGWLTAWFNLLGLITVLGAINVGTYYFFFGAFGGYLGMEDTTTVRILFLVVLTGIQALINHMGIGLTAKLTDFSGYLIFVTAIALSVVCLSIAETYDFARLFTFANYSGQPTMAADGTLTGASVWPSLSQSWVFLLGLLLPIYTITGYDASAHTSEETVKAAHSVPRGMISSVLWSAVFGYIMLCSFVLMIPNMDAAAAQGWNVFFWAMNERANPLVKDILYFLIFICQFLCGLATVTSVSRMIFAFARDKGLPVSSVLSKVSPKYRTPVAATWTGATLSVLFVWGSSLATIGDTPVYTIVVSCTVIFLFFSFAIPIALGLFAWGTPKWNKMGPWNLGEGLFKLFAVLSILAMALIFVLGIQPPNEWALYITVGFLIVTAIVWFGFERRRFQGPPIGDAVAKRAAEIAAAEKAVGERG; from the coding sequence ATGACACACCAAGATTATACGGATGTTGACAAGTCGGAGGACACCAAAGTCCTCCACGGCATGGGATATGCCCAGGAACTGGAACGGCGCATGAGCCGTTTCTCAAACTTTGCCATTTCATTTTCGATCATCTGCATCCTGTCCGGCGGCATCAATTCGCTGGCGCAGGCAACCTCCGGCGCCGGTGGTGCTGCAATCGGCATCGGCTGGCCGCTCGGCTGCCTTGTCTCGGCAGTTTTCGCCATTGCCATGGCGCAGATCAGCTCGGCCTATCCAACTGCGGGCGGGCTTTATCACTGGGGTTCAATCCTCGGAAATCGCGGCACGGGCTGGCTGACCGCATGGTTCAACCTGCTCGGTCTGATCACGGTTCTGGGTGCCATCAATGTCGGCACTTATTACTTCTTTTTCGGCGCGTTCGGTGGCTATCTCGGCATGGAAGATACGACAACAGTGCGTATCCTGTTCCTCGTCGTCCTCACCGGTATTCAGGCGCTTATCAACCATATGGGCATCGGGCTGACGGCCAAGCTCACGGACTTTTCCGGTTATCTGATCTTTGTGACCGCAATTGCTCTTTCCGTGGTTTGCCTGTCCATTGCCGAAACCTATGACTTTGCACGGCTCTTTACGTTTGCGAACTATTCGGGTCAGCCGACCATGGCCGCAGACGGCACATTGACAGGGGCCTCCGTCTGGCCGAGCCTTTCGCAAAGCTGGGTCTTCCTGCTTGGCCTGTTGCTGCCAATCTATACGATCACCGGTTATGATGCTTCGGCCCATACGTCGGAAGAAACCGTCAAGGCTGCTCATTCGGTACCACGCGGCATGATATCGTCAGTGCTGTGGTCGGCGGTGTTCGGCTACATCATGCTCTGCTCTTTCGTGCTGATGATCCCGAACATGGACGCGGCAGCGGCGCAGGGCTGGAACGTGTTTTTCTGGGCCATGAACGAGCGGGCAAATCCGCTGGTGAAGGATATTCTCTACTTCCTGATCTTCATCTGCCAGTTCCTGTGCGGTCTTGCGACGGTAACGTCCGTCTCGCGCATGATCTTCGCCTTTGCCCGTGACAAGGGGCTACCGGTTTCGAGCGTCCTCTCCAAGGTCAGCCCGAAATACCGTACGCCCGTTGCCGCTACGTGGACCGGGGCAACGCTTTCGGTCCTGTTCGTCTGGGGTTCTTCGCTTGCAACCATTGGCGATACGCCTGTGTATACGATCGTTGTTTCCTGCACGGTCATCTTCCTGTTCTTCTCCTTCGCTATTCCAATTGCGCTGGGCCTGTTTGCCTGGGGCACACCGAAGTGGAACAAGATGGGACCGTGGAATCTGGGTGAAGGCCTGTTCAAACTCTTCGCCGTCCTGTCGATCCTTGCCATGGCCTTGATCTTCGTTCTTGGCATCCAGCCACCAAATGAATGGGCGCTCTACATCACCGTAGGCTTCCTTATCGTGACGGCCATTGTCTGGTTCGGTTTTGAACGCCGCCGCTTTCAGGGTCCGCCCATTGGCGATGCCGTGGCCAAGCGCGCCGCTGAAATCGCTGCAGCCGAAAAGGCTGTTGGTGAAAGAGGCTGA
- a CDS encoding glutamine synthetase family protein, which yields MPGHWSFDELKRHVTNGEIDTVLACFVDMQGRLIGKRFHASFFVESAHDETHGCNYLLANDIDMEPVPGYKAASWKQGYGDFVIKPDLSTIRHIPWLEKCALVLCDILDHYHHEDLAHSPRAILKRQLARLKERGYLAYFASELEFYLFDETYESARAKHWKGMSTASPYIQDYVIQMTTKEDAVMRAIRNGLFDAGIPVENSKGEWGPGQEEINVRYAEALEMADRHVVMKNGCKEIATQMGKAITFMAKYDYSLAGSSSHVHNSLWSADGKTPLFFDKNAEHTMSPLMRQWVAGQLKYADDFTFFLAPYINSYKRFQAGTFAPTKNVWSLDNRTAGFRLCGEGTKGIRIECRIGGADLNPYLAFAGLIASGLAGIDEKLELDKPFQGDAYGGAKLREIPKTLREATDTLAKSKMLKTALGEDVVEHYVHTAKWEQFEYDRRVTDWELHRGFERY from the coding sequence ATGCCCGGACATTGGAGTTTCGACGAATTAAAGCGCCACGTAACCAATGGCGAAATAGACACGGTGCTGGCCTGCTTCGTCGATATGCAGGGCCGCCTGATCGGCAAACGCTTTCATGCGAGCTTCTTTGTCGAGTCTGCCCATGACGAGACCCATGGCTGCAACTATCTTCTGGCCAACGATATCGATATGGAGCCGGTGCCCGGCTACAAGGCCGCCAGCTGGAAACAGGGCTATGGTGATTTCGTCATCAAGCCTGACCTTTCCACTATCCGCCATATTCCATGGCTGGAAAAATGCGCGCTGGTACTATGCGATATTCTCGATCATTACCACCACGAGGATCTCGCCCATTCGCCGCGCGCTATCCTGAAACGTCAGCTCGCACGGCTGAAAGAGCGCGGCTATCTCGCCTATTTCGCTTCGGAGCTGGAATTCTATCTCTTTGACGAAACCTATGAGAGCGCCCGTGCCAAGCACTGGAAGGGTATGAGCACTGCTTCGCCCTATATTCAGGATTATGTGATCCAGATGACCACCAAGGAAGACGCCGTTATGCGCGCCATCCGCAATGGTCTGTTTGATGCGGGTATTCCTGTCGAGAATTCCAAGGGTGAATGGGGCCCGGGTCAGGAAGAAATCAATGTGCGCTATGCCGAAGCGCTTGAAATGGCGGATCGCCATGTCGTCATGAAAAACGGCTGTAAGGAAATCGCCACCCAGATGGGCAAGGCGATCACCTTCATGGCCAAATATGATTATTCACTGGCCGGTAGCTCCAGCCACGTCCACAACTCCCTGTGGAGTGCCGATGGCAAGACGCCATTGTTTTTTGACAAAAATGCCGAACACACCATGTCGCCGCTGATGCGCCAATGGGTGGCGGGTCAGCTGAAATATGCCGATGATTTCACTTTCTTCCTTGCGCCCTACATCAACTCCTACAAGCGCTTTCAGGCGGGCACATTCGCGCCGACGAAAAATGTCTGGAGCCTCGATAACCGGACGGCAGGCTTCCGCCTGTGCGGCGAGGGCACCAAGGGCATCCGTATTGAATGCCGTATCGGTGGCGCAGACCTTAATCCCTATCTCGCTTTTGCCGGTCTGATCGCATCGGGTCTTGCCGGTATTGACGAGAAGCTGGAACTCGACAAGCCGTTTCAGGGCGATGCCTATGGCGGCGCAAAGCTGCGCGAAATTCCAAAAACTTTGCGGGAAGCCACCGACACATTGGCGAAATCTAAAATGCTCAAAACTGCCCTTGGCGAAGATGTGGTCGAGCACTATGTCCACACCGCCAAGTGGGAGCAGTTCGAATATGACCGCCGTGTCACCGATTGGGAGTTGCATCGCGGTTTCGAACGGTATTGA
- a CDS encoding aldehyde dehydrogenase family protein, giving the protein MTETVKLITPIDGSIYAERPVATDKAIEAAVEAAKLAQVSWSQTSIAERGQLCLAALDALLAMNDEIVPEIAWQMGRPVRYGGEKGGVEERTRYMVKIAEQALAPIIENDKPGFRRYIKHVPLGVVMVIAPWNYPYLTAVNTIIPALMAGNTVILKHAAQTLLVGERFAQAFEKAGLPKGVFQNIVLGHAQTEKLLGSGRIDHVNFTGSVGGGRAIEKAAAGTFMTLGLELGGKDPAYVLPDVNLDHAVANLVDGAFFNSGQCCCGIERIYVHADVYDRFVDGFIDLTKQYVVGNPLDAATTMGPMAQTRFAELIREQKAEALRKGAKAHVNMSVANDKAGSPYLAPEVLTGVDHQMSVMREESFGPIVGIMKVRNDEEALALMNDSQYGLTASLWTTDTDRAADIGDRIETGTVFMNRCDYIDPALVWTGVKETGKGGAMSAIGYGNLTRPKSFHLREAI; this is encoded by the coding sequence ATGACCGAGACGGTCAAACTGATCACCCCCATTGACGGTTCCATTTATGCGGAACGCCCCGTTGCAACTGACAAGGCCATTGAGGCCGCCGTGGAAGCGGCAAAGCTGGCGCAGGTAAGCTGGTCGCAAACGAGCATTGCCGAGCGCGGCCAGCTCTGCCTTGCCGCACTGGATGCGCTGCTTGCCATGAACGACGAGATCGTGCCTGAAATCGCATGGCAGATGGGCCGTCCCGTGCGCTATGGCGGGGAAAAGGGCGGCGTTGAAGAGCGCACGCGCTATATGGTCAAGATTGCTGAACAGGCGCTTGCGCCCATCATCGAAAACGACAAGCCGGGCTTTCGCCGCTACATCAAGCATGTGCCGCTTGGCGTCGTCATGGTCATTGCGCCGTGGAACTATCCGTACCTGACAGCGGTCAACACGATCATCCCGGCGCTGATGGCTGGCAACACGGTCATCCTCAAACACGCGGCGCAGACATTGCTGGTCGGCGAGCGGTTTGCCCAGGCTTTCGAAAAGGCCGGATTGCCGAAAGGCGTATTTCAGAACATCGTGCTTGGCCATGCGCAGACCGAAAAGCTCTTGGGTTCGGGCCGCATTGATCACGTCAATTTCACCGGCTCTGTCGGTGGTGGACGCGCTATCGAGAAAGCGGCAGCGGGAACATTCATGACGCTTGGGCTTGAGCTTGGCGGCAAGGACCCGGCCTATGTGCTGCCGGATGTCAATCTCGATCACGCCGTCGCCAATCTGGTCGATGGTGCTTTCTTCAATTCCGGCCAGTGCTGCTGCGGTATCGAGCGCATCTATGTGCATGCGGATGTCTATGACCGTTTTGTTGACGGCTTTATTGACCTCACCAAGCAATATGTGGTCGGTAATCCGCTGGATGCGGCAACGACGATGGGACCAATGGCGCAGACACGCTTTGCCGAACTGATCCGCGAGCAGAAGGCGGAAGCCTTGCGCAAAGGCGCGAAGGCGCATGTCAATATGAGCGTTGCCAATGACAAGGCGGGATCGCCCTATCTCGCGCCCGAAGTGCTCACCGGTGTCGATCACCAGATGAGCGTCATGCGCGAGGAAAGCTTTGGCCCCATCGTCGGCATCATGAAGGTGCGCAATGATGAGGAAGCTTTGGCGCTGATGAATGACAGCCAGTACGGCCTGACGGCTTCGCTGTGGACCACCGATACGGACCGGGCGGCTGATATTGGCGACAGGATCGAAACCGGTACAGTCTTCATGAACCGCTGCGACTATATCGATCCGGCGCTGGTGTGGACCGGCGTCAAGGAAACCGGCAAGGGCGGTGCCATGTCCGCCATCGGTTATGGCAATCTGACCCGGCCAAAATCCTTCCATCTGCGCGAAGCGATCTGA
- a CDS encoding iron-containing alcohol dehydrogenase yields MSKLISKWNYPTTVRFGAGRIKELPEVLEATGIKKPLFVTDPGLAKLPVVASTLKILDDAKIPYGVFSEVKPNPVESNLTAGIAVFKKGKHDGVIAFGGGSALDLGKLIAFQAGQTRPVWDFEDVGDWWTRANSDVIAPIIAVPTTAGTGSEVGRAGVITNEETHTKKVIFHPKLLPAIVIADPELSVGMPAFITAGTGMDALAHCLEAYCAPGYHPMADGIAVEGIRLVFENLPKAYANGKDLTARAHMMSAAAMGATAFQKGLGAIHSLSHPIGALYDTHHGMTNAVFMPYVLAFNRDAVEERIGRLASYIGIKGGFDGFAKSIIKLRKELKVPHTLPGLIKDLSMSKKQKELIADMAIVDPTAGGNPVKLTKKAALKLLDEAIDG; encoded by the coding sequence ATGAGCAAACTGATTTCAAAATGGAACTACCCAACCACCGTTCGCTTCGGTGCGGGCCGCATCAAGGAACTGCCTGAAGTTCTCGAAGCAACCGGCATCAAGAAGCCGCTTTTCGTCACCGATCCCGGCCTTGCCAAGCTGCCTGTGGTGGCAAGCACGCTGAAAATCCTTGATGATGCGAAAATCCCCTATGGCGTTTTCTCCGAGGTGAAGCCAAACCCGGTTGAATCCAACCTGACCGCCGGTATTGCCGTGTTCAAAAAGGGCAAGCATGACGGCGTCATCGCCTTCGGCGGCGGTTCGGCGCTTGACCTTGGCAAGCTTATTGCCTTTCAGGCGGGCCAGACCCGGCCAGTCTGGGATTTTGAGGATGTGGGTGACTGGTGGACCCGCGCCAATAGCGACGTGATTGCGCCGATCATTGCGGTGCCGACGACGGCGGGGACGGGCTCTGAGGTTGGCCGCGCTGGTGTTATCACCAATGAAGAGACGCATACCAAGAAGGTCATCTTCCATCCAAAACTTCTACCAGCGATTGTTATTGCCGATCCGGAACTCTCCGTTGGCATGCCAGCCTTCATCACGGCGGGCACGGGCATGGATGCGCTGGCGCATTGTCTCGAAGCCTATTGCGCACCGGGCTATCACCCGATGGCCGACGGTATCGCTGTTGAGGGCATTCGTCTCGTTTTCGAAAATCTGCCGAAAGCCTATGCCAATGGCAAGGATTTGACGGCCCGCGCGCATATGATGAGTGCTGCCGCCATGGGTGCGACGGCCTTTCAGAAAGGTCTTGGCGCGATCCATTCCCTGTCGCACCCAATCGGCGCGCTGTATGACACCCATCACGGCATGACCAATGCGGTGTTCATGCCCTATGTGCTGGCGTTCAACCGCGATGCTGTGGAAGAGCGCATTGGACGGCTCGCCAGCTATATCGGCATCAAGGGTGGGTTCGATGGCTTCGCCAAGTCGATCATCAAGCTGCGCAAAGAACTGAAAGTGCCGCACACACTGCCCGGTCTGATCAAGGATCTGAGCATGAGCAAGAAGCAGAAAGAGCTGATCGCGGATATGGCGATTGTCGATCCGACTGCGGGTGGCAATCCGGTCAAGCTGACAAAGAAAGCAGCGCTGAAACTGTTGGATGAAGCGATTGATGGCTAA
- a CDS encoding type II toxin-antitoxin system Phd/YefM family antitoxin: protein MVAIDVVEAVAQLSTLVESLDLGRKSEIILTRNGMPVAKLVPFPAPKRIGAARHILASLNLPKTVDEFNAGNEDIADLFR, encoded by the coding sequence ATGGTTGCAATCGACGTTGTCGAAGCTGTGGCCCAATTATCAACTCTGGTGGAAAGCTTGGACCTTGGCCGCAAGAGCGAAATCATTCTGACGCGCAATGGCATGCCCGTTGCCAAACTGGTCCCGTTCCCGGCTCCCAAGCGCATTGGGGCAGCACGGCACATTCTTGCCAGTCTCAATCTGCCAAAAACTGTCGACGAATTTAATGCCGGTAATGAAGATATTGCGGATTTATTCCGCTGA
- a CDS encoding ABC transporter ATP-binding protein, with product MSFLTISHLKKSFGATTVVHDFNLDIEKGEFISFLGPSGCGKTTVLRMVAGFETPSSGIISIGGKDVVNLKPNQRNIGMVFQAYALFPNMTVAQNVAFGLKVAKKPQGEINATVHEMLSLIKLDHLAERFPYQLSGGQQQRVALARALATKPQVLLLDEPLSALDAKIRVSLREEIRAIQRTLGITTIFVTHDQEEALSISDRIVVMYEGRAEQVGTPFEIYNQPATRFVASFVGTLNTLDAVVRDAATGVITVDGRDVEIGRQRLNGHKTGDKISLAVRPEAVSLGEATDKRETTLDGRINSVHFLGSVIRIRASLGENIVSFDTFNNPSAPPPTPGEDVKVSLAAKDLLVLEH from the coding sequence ATGTCATTTCTCACCATCAGCCATTTGAAAAAGAGTTTTGGAGCAACCACGGTTGTCCACGATTTCAATCTTGATATCGAGAAGGGTGAGTTCATCTCTTTCCTCGGCCCCAGCGGCTGCGGCAAGACGACAGTTCTGCGCATGGTGGCCGGGTTCGAAACGCCAAGCTCCGGCATCATCAGCATTGGCGGCAAGGACGTCGTCAACCTCAAGCCCAATCAGCGCAATATCGGCATGGTGTTTCAGGCCTATGCCCTCTTCCCCAACATGACCGTTGCGCAGAATGTTGCCTTTGGTCTGAAGGTCGCCAAGAAGCCGCAAGGCGAGATCAATGCAACGGTGCATGAGATGCTGTCGCTGATCAAACTCGATCATCTTGCCGAACGCTTCCCCTATCAACTATCAGGCGGTCAGCAGCAGCGTGTTGCGCTCGCCCGCGCGCTTGCCACCAAGCCGCAGGTTCTGCTGCTCGACGAACCACTGTCGGCGCTCGACGCAAAAATCCGCGTTTCCTTGCGCGAAGAAATCCGCGCGATCCAGCGCACGCTTGGCATCACCACAATTTTCGTCACCCATGATCAGGAAGAAGCCCTGTCGATCTCCGACCGCATCGTCGTCATGTATGAGGGCCGCGCCGAACAGGTCGGCACACCGTTCGAGATTTATAACCAGCCGGCTACCCGCTTCGTCGCTTCCTTCGTCGGGACGCTGAACACACTGGATGCCGTCGTGCGCGATGCGGCAACCGGCGTTATCACTGTTGATGGCCGCGATGTTGAAATCGGGCGCCAGCGCCTCAATGGCCACAAGACAGGCGACAAAATTTCGCTTGCCGTGCGTCCGGAAGCCGTCAGTCTTGGTGAAGCAACCGACAAGCGCGAAACAACGCTTGATGGCCGCATCAACAGCGTACACTTCCTAGGCTCAGTCATCCGCATCCGCGCATCGCTTGGTGAAAACATCGTCTCGTTCGATACCTTCAATAATCCAAGCGCCCCACCACCCACACCGGGCGAAGACGTCAAGGTCAGCCTCGCCGCCAAGGATTTGCTGGTTCTGGAGCATTAG
- a CDS encoding ABC transporter permease produces MKKNNRIWSWLALAFGILYFALPLIGLLEFSLRMRRGTYSLDAYWVVLADPGFQATFAYSVVMAIATIIVGVVLVVPTAYWVRLRLPGWRPFIEFITLLPLVIPAIVIVFGYIRLYNTSSILPLTGSAMGTNILLVFGYTTLALPYMYRAVDTGLGAIDIRTMTEAAESLGASRVTIMSRIILPNVLVAVLSGAFLTFAIVIGEFTMAALLNRPAFGPFLQLMGANRAYEPAALSVISFAITWVCMGLIQVVTRFNKSLAATKR; encoded by the coding sequence ATGAAGAAAAACAACCGTATCTGGTCCTGGCTCGCGCTCGCCTTCGGCATTCTCTACTTTGCTCTGCCGTTGATAGGATTGCTTGAATTTTCTCTGCGCATGAGGCGTGGCACCTATTCGCTTGATGCCTATTGGGTTGTGCTGGCTGACCCCGGATTTCAGGCAACCTTTGCCTATTCGGTGGTCATGGCCATCGCCACAATCATCGTTGGCGTCGTTCTGGTTGTTCCAACCGCCTATTGGGTGCGTTTGCGGTTGCCCGGCTGGCGGCCATTCATCGAGTTCATAACGCTGCTGCCGCTGGTTATCCCGGCTATCGTTATCGTGTTTGGCTATATCAGGCTCTACAACACCTCATCGATACTCCCACTCACAGGCTCGGCGATGGGAACAAATATCCTTCTCGTTTTCGGTTATACGACGCTGGCCCTGCCCTATATGTACCGCGCTGTCGATACGGGCCTTGGTGCTATCGATATCCGCACCATGACGGAAGCCGCCGAAAGCCTTGGGGCAAGCCGGGTAACGATCATGTCGCGCATCATTCTTCCGAATGTGCTTGTCGCGGTTCTGTCTGGTGCATTTTTGACCTTTGCCATCGTCATTGGTGAATTCACCATGGCGGCACTGCTCAACCGGCCAGCTTTCGGGCCCTTCCTGCAGCTGATGGGTGCTAACCGGGCCTATGAGCCAGCAGCTCTATCCGTCATTTCGTTCGCCATTACCTGGGTCTGTATGGGGCTTATCCAGGTCGTCACCCGTTTCAACAAATCCCTCGCGGCAACAAAGCGATAA
- a CDS encoding ABC transporter permease: MPFIIFAVMFLVLPTIYLVAGAFQDAQGNLTLANIGNLFQASIIDAYVISIKISLASALLGALIGFCIAAAITLGGLPGWIRAPLMTFSGVASNFAGVPLAYAFLFTLGRTGLVTYLLVNVFGFNLYAHGFNLLSFWGLTLTYLYFQIPLMVLIITPALDGLKREWKEAALILGATSPQYWRMVAFPILWPALLGTILLLFANSFGAIATAYALTGSSLSIVPIVLYAQIRGDVLQDPQLGYALAFGMIVITGISNGIYIWMRARSERWLK; the protein is encoded by the coding sequence ATGCCGTTCATCATCTTCGCGGTGATGTTTCTGGTTCTGCCGACAATCTATCTTGTGGCTGGCGCGTTTCAGGATGCGCAGGGCAATCTCACCCTTGCCAATATCGGCAACCTTTTTCAGGCGTCCATCATCGATGCCTATGTCATATCGATCAAAATCTCGCTGGCCTCGGCGCTTCTGGGTGCGTTGATCGGCTTCTGCATTGCCGCTGCAATCACCTTGGGCGGCCTGCCCGGCTGGATTCGCGCTCCGCTGATGACCTTTTCCGGTGTCGCTTCGAATTTCGCCGGTGTTCCGCTGGCCTACGCTTTCCTGTTTACATTGGGGCGAACGGGACTGGTCACTTACCTGCTGGTCAACGTTTTCGGCTTCAATCTCTATGCCCATGGCTTCAATCTCCTGAGCTTCTGGGGTCTGACGCTGACCTATCTCTACTTTCAGATTCCCCTGATGGTTCTCATCATCACCCCGGCGCTTGATGGGTTGAAGCGGGAGTGGAAGGAAGCTGCCCTTATTCTCGGCGCCACCAGCCCTCAATATTGGCGCATGGTGGCGTTTCCGATCCTTTGGCCTGCCCTGCTCGGTACTATCCTGCTGCTTTTCGCCAATTCCTTCGGCGCGATTGCAACAGCCTACGCGCTGACAGGATCATCGCTCAGTATCGTTCCTATCGTTCTTTATGCGCAAATCCGCGGCGACGTCCTGCAGGACCCGCAGCTTGGTTATGCGCTGGCTTTCGGCATGATCGTCATCACTGGTATTTCCAACGGCATTTACATCTGGATGCGCGCCCGCAGTGAACGGTGGCTGAAATGA